AAGCCGCGGGAATGAGATTCTGGAGGATCCGAATTGCGATCTTCCAGACCTGGTCCGCCAGGAGTGTCGAGACCTTTTCGAGCTGATTGAAGAGATCACTGTACGGATCGACGCCAAGTTGAAACGGATCAAAGCTTTGTCCACCGAGACAGATACGGCCAAACGTCTTCAGACGATGCCCGGCGTTGGTCCGTTAAGCGCCCTCGCCATTGAGGCCTTTGCTCCACCACTGGAGACATTCAACTCAGGCCGCGACTTTGCTGCCTGGCTCGGTCTCGTGCCGCGGCAACATTCATCAGGAGGAAAGCCTCGTCTGGGGCGCATGTCGAAGGCGGGCCAGCCTGACATCAGAAGGCTTCTGATCATCGGTGCGATGTCGCGTTTGAGTTGGTTAGGCCGAAAATCCATTCCCAAAGGGTCCTGGCTGGAACGCATGCTCGCGCGCAAACCCAAGATGCTGGTCGCAGTTGCGCTGGCCAACAAGATGGCCCGCGCCCTATGGGCCATGCAAACAAAGAAGGAAAATTATAGGGATCCGACGCAGACCGTCGCTGCATGAACACGGTGCAGCACAGGATGGATCAACGTCGGTGAAGGAGGTGTGAGAAGTCAATGACCTGAATGGGCAGAATGATCGAACAGATCTGGATCGGTAGAACCAGGATAAGGGAAAGAGCACCAAAGCTCGATGTTTAGGTCTGGACCTGATCCGCAGATCACCATCCCGGCCCGCGGCTTCTGAAAGCGCCGCGTTCAAAGGCCTGACAGAAGCTCGCACTCGATCACCAGTTCAGTTTACACGGTTTGAAAAACTTCTTGCATCACGGACGGCAACCACAGAAGCCCTTGTGCGACCAGTGACCCAGCCCGGGCACGAGCTCTCGCTTAGCCGTTCCATATGAGCGAAGCTTGTCCGTCACCAGCACACGGGGTTGGCCCCAACGTTTCATCAGTTTGCGGAGAAATCGGCGGGCCGCGGCCTTGTTGCGTCGGGACTGGATCAGGATTTCGAGCACGTCGCCCTTGGCGTCGACGGCCCGCCAAAGCCAGTGGCTTCGTCCCTTGATTTGGATAACGACTTCATCGAGATGCCATTTATCTGCCGGCGCTGAACGGTCACGGCGGATCTTTGCGGCAAACTGGTGCCCGAACCGGCTCACCCAATCCCGGATCGTTTCGTACGACACTGTAACCCCACGTTCAGCCAACAGGTCTTCGACGTCGCGCAGGCTCAGAGCGAAACGGTGGTAGGCCCAAACGGCGTACCCGATGACGCTCCGTGGAAACCGGAAGCCTTTGATCCGGGACAAATCTTTGGTGTTCAGCATGACAAAAACTACCCCGCCGATGCGGCGTCAGCAACCTGACAAAGCCTGCGCGATGGCGTCGACAAATGGGCCTGCTTCCGCTGCCCCTGCGGGTGCGGCGAGACCATTAAGCTGTCCCTCAGCAAAA
This DNA window, taken from Roseovarius sp. THAF9, encodes the following:
- a CDS encoding IS110 family transposase, whose translation is MKDTMIGVDLAKNVFQLHAASMTGHLKFRKKLSRPQFREFISAQPPAVLVMEASGSANYWARELTRLGHEVKLIAPQYVKPFVKRQKNDATDAEAIVIAAQRPEMRFVPPKSENQQARAILFRSRERLVNQRTELVNGLRSVLYEFGHTIPQGIGNLSRGNEILEDPNCDLPDLVRQECRDLFELIEEITVRIDAKLKRIKALSTETDTAKRLQTMPGVGPLSALAIEAFAPPLETFNSGRDFAAWLGLVPRQHSSGGKPRLGRMSKAGQPDIRRLLIIGAMSRLSWLGRKSIPKGSWLERMLARKPKMLVAVALANKMARALWAMQTKKENYRDPTQTVAA